The region CACAGTCTCCAGTTGAGTATTCCTTCAAACTCTTCCGAAGTCCGACTTCTCGGACGTAAACCGACTCGAATTGTTCGATCGTCATGTCGGTAACTTCTGCGAGAGCCGCAATTTCTGCCGCGTTTACCCAAACGTAACCAGGGCCTCCGGTACAGCATCCGCCGCATTGGGTGCACTCAAACTGAAGACCATCTTGGTACCACGGTTTGCTTTGATCTGGCTTATTGGTCATTGCTATCGATGCTATCGCAAGAAGGGAC is a window of Bremerella sp. TYQ1 DNA encoding:
- a CDS encoding YkgJ family cysteine cluster protein codes for the protein MTNKPDQSKPWYQDGLQFECTQCGGCCTGGPGYVWVNAAEIAALAEVTDMTIEQFESVYVREVGLRKSLKEYSTGDCVFLDTESKGCTVYSARPRQCRTWPFWDSNIKSPEDWQDTCDFCPGSGKGRLYSLDEIQDRASEIRI